In Planctomycetota bacterium, one genomic interval encodes:
- a CDS encoding PD40 domain-containing protein yields the protein MKKLNRVQVTILVTVLLVIGLAAGAIQAQTSVSASANTNADFSANTGAIAGKVLVPGATVTGGSVSGSMRDAAGQYYSATAYIDATGSYKFIGQSGNWTLSVSPYLRAGYSLSAYGYSENATAVIKAGETGSVNFTLNPGFVQGTVTVQGGTSASRYVYADNGSYAYANSLGQYTLPARPGARTLYAQAYFNGVYIRSNTRAATVLAGQTLNGIDLVVYLNANCTISGVYKLGNLSGNVNVYGTESALPAQFSKYVPFPGSYQVAVPAGAWSVRTWAYFNSYNDLFSTWQPPVTLTAGTNFQNDIIINPAYAAGSIKLTATGSLTLQDVAMQRTMINAWSTDNKGYSGYSYDQRITNSPDGPLYTNISTTGQSAVAPYYPSRGESRGECDITLAPGAYQLMAYAVFPKGQSSMGLVKTSTLTAGQTMSGMNFSVSPGKVLATIKVNGATLSQGYVYGYSYDLFGGWSSANYSTGADGVCNLILKPGTWYLSAYAYVNNYTTWLWLGSQKVVVTAGQTQQIDLNPPMLTVYSPADNLVTYSSNVAVSGNASDDVALASVTVNGTKVTLSASGSFYTMLRLANGSNTVTVIATDAAGNQTKVVRKVTLLDPPPVLKLLAPVDNTTVYMPGIIVYGQATDNLGVFSLTVNGESAALDGYGYFRKMVNLAVGLNTITVVATDASGNIAKAVRRVTYIQPVIAVNVKITPRTLNSPSNGRWVTVSIEIPKGVRASAYQINPASILVIDQFGVKYTADPSAPSEVKDSDQNGVVELTVKLDRANLESSLKKSLGWTDGDKGAEATVNFTVTGKITNSFYMLKGTDSIRVINQGNGNDNGNGNGNDDKKSASGTPMSIIYHSDYGSGLWAMKPDGSEKTQLSTFGWAAEFSPDSQKITFGKYYNAGIWTMNADGSNKIQLTTSGGAPTWSPDGRKIAYFVGGTTGSERRIWIMNSDGTNARQLSNNPGSFPQWSPDGTKISYHGEVNNGIWVMNADGANEYRLLAAAGYPAWSPDGTKMACVSFSDWSIWTMNSDGSNKKALSSRKGVNPAWSPDGTMVIYEDLSAGKGIWVIKTDGTGERLINSEGHAPAWGGGSNDDDNDDNDDRDDNGNGNGNGNGNDNGNGNDKDKNK from the coding sequence AGGGTGCAGGTTACCATATTGGTAACGGTTCTCTTGGTAATCGGCCTGGCTGCCGGCGCGATCCAGGCCCAGACCAGCGTTTCGGCCAGCGCGAACACCAACGCGGATTTTTCCGCCAATACCGGCGCGATTGCCGGAAAGGTTTTGGTCCCGGGCGCCACTGTCACCGGCGGATCAGTCTCCGGCTCAATGCGCGATGCTGCCGGCCAGTATTATTCGGCCACCGCCTACATTGATGCCACCGGAAGTTATAAATTCATCGGCCAAAGCGGAAACTGGACCCTTTCGGTCAGCCCTTATCTCAGGGCCGGCTACAGTTTATCTGCCTATGGCTACAGCGAAAACGCCACCGCGGTTATCAAGGCCGGGGAAACCGGCAGTGTTAATTTCACCCTCAATCCGGGCTTCGTGCAGGGCACGGTGACTGTCCAGGGCGGAACCTCTGCCAGCCGCTATGTTTATGCCGATAACGGTTCTTACGCTTATGCAAATTCCCTGGGCCAGTATACGCTCCCGGCCCGGCCGGGCGCCAGAACCCTCTATGCCCAGGCCTATTTCAATGGAGTATATATCCGTTCCAATACCCGCGCCGCCACCGTGCTGGCCGGCCAAACCCTTAACGGAATTGACCTGGTCGTTTATCTGAACGCCAATTGCACCATTTCCGGCGTCTATAAACTGGGTAATTTAAGCGGAAACGTCAATGTATACGGAACTGAATCCGCCTTGCCGGCGCAGTTTTCCAAATACGTGCCCTTCCCCGGGAGTTATCAGGTCGCGGTCCCGGCCGGCGCCTGGTCCGTCCGCACCTGGGCTTATTTTAACTCTTACAATGATTTATTCTCGACCTGGCAGCCGCCCGTCACCCTGACGGCCGGAACTAATTTCCAGAACGACATCATTATCAACCCGGCCTATGCCGCCGGTAGCATCAAGCTTACGGCCACCGGCAGTCTGACCCTCCAGGACGTGGCCATGCAGCGGACCATGATTAACGCATGGTCTACGGACAATAAAGGATATTCCGGCTACAGTTATGACCAGCGCATTACTAATTCCCCCGATGGCCCGCTATATACAAATATATCAACTACCGGCCAGAGCGCTGTGGCTCCTTATTATCCGAGCCGGGGGGAAAGCAGGGGCGAGTGTGATATCACGCTGGCCCCGGGCGCCTATCAATTGATGGCCTATGCGGTTTTCCCCAAAGGCCAGTCCTCAATGGGTTTGGTGAAGACGTCCACACTTACGGCCGGGCAAACCATGTCCGGAATGAATTTCTCGGTCTCGCCGGGCAAGGTCCTGGCTACCATTAAGGTCAACGGCGCTACCCTAAGCCAGGGTTATGTCTATGGATATAGTTATGACCTTTTCGGCGGTTGGAGTTCGGCCAACTACTCGACCGGCGCCGATGGCGTCTGCAACCTCATCCTCAAACCCGGCACCTGGTATCTCTCGGCCTATGCCTATGTCAATAACTATACCACCTGGCTGTGGTTGGGCTCGCAAAAGGTCGTGGTCACCGCCGGCCAGACCCAGCAGATCGACCTCAATCCGCCCATGCTGACCGTTTACTCGCCGGCTGACAACCTGGTCACCTATTCGTCTAATGTGGCCGTGTCCGGCAATGCCTCGGACGACGTGGCCCTGGCCTCGGTCACCGTCAACGGCACCAAGGTAACGCTTTCCGCCAGCGGCTCATTCTACACCATGCTCCGGCTGGCCAATGGTTCCAATACCGTCACCGTCATCGCCACCGACGCCGCGGGCAACCAGACCAAGGTGGTCCGCAAGGTCACCCTGTTAGACCCGCCGCCGGTCCTGAAACTCCTGGCGCCGGTTGATAACACAACCGTCTATATGCCGGGAATAATAGTATACGGCCAGGCCACGGATAATCTGGGAGTCTTCTCTCTGACCGTCAATGGGGAAAGCGCGGCGCTGGATGGTTACGGTTATTTCCGTAAAATGGTTAATCTGGCCGTCGGGTTAAACACGATTACGGTCGTGGCCACCGACGCCTCGGGCAATATTGCCAAGGCCGTCCGGCGGGTCACCTATATCCAGCCGGTCATTGCGGTCAATGTCAAGATTACCCCGCGGACCCTCAATAGCCCCAGCAACGGCCGCTGGGTCACGGTCTCAATAGAAATCCCCAAGGGCGTCCGGGCCAGCGCCTACCAGATTAACCCGGCCTCTATCCTGGTCATTGACCAGTTCGGGGTCAAATACACGGCTGACCCATCGGCGCCCAGCGAAGTCAAGGACAGCGACCAAAATGGGGTGGTTGAACTGACGGTAAAACTCGACCGGGCTAATTTGGAAAGCTCGCTCAAGAAATCACTGGGCTGGACCGATGGCGATAAGGGCGCCGAAGCCACGGTCAACTTCACGGTTACCGGTAAAATCACCAACAGCTTCTATATGTTAAAAGGCACTGACTCCATCCGCGTCATCAACCAGGGCAATGGCAATGATAACGGCAATGGTAACGGTAATGACGACAAGAAAAGCGCGTCCGGGACCCCCATGTCCATTATTTACCATTCTGATTATGGCAGCGGTCTCTGGGCAATGAAACCGGACGGTTCAGAAAAGACACAATTAAGCACTTTTGGCTGGGCCGCCGAATTTTCTCCGGACAGCCAGAAAATAACGTTTGGTAAATATTATAATGCCGGTATCTGGACAATGAATGCGGATGGTTCAAATAAGATACAGTTAACCACAAGTGGCGGCGCGCCTACCTGGAGCCCGGACGGCCGGAAGATTGCCTATTTTGTGGGCGGCACGACTGGGTCTGAACGCCGTATCTGGATTATGAATAGTGACGGCACGAACGCCCGTCAATTATCCAATAACCCCGGGAGTTTCCCGCAATGGTCGCCGGACGGCACCAAAATCAGTTACCACGGAGAGGTAAACAACGGTATCTGGGTAATGAATGCGGATGGCGCTAACGAATATCGTTTATTAGCCGCGGCCGGCTATCCGGCCTGGTCTCCGGACGGTACTAAAATGGCCTGTGTCTCTTTCTCGGATTGGTCGATATGGACTATGAACTCTGATGGCAGCAACAAAAAAGCGCTGTCCTCTCGTAAGGGAGTAAATCCGGCCTGGTCTCCGGACGGAACGATGGTCATTTATGAAGACTTATCAGCCGGCAAAGGCATTTGGGTAATCAAAACGGATGGGACAGGCGAGAGATTAATTAATAGCGAAGGCCACGCGCCGGCTTGGGGCGGTGGCAGTAATGACGATGATAATGACGACAATGATGATAGGGATGACAACGGCAACGGTAATGGTAACGGTAATGGAAATGATAATGGAAACGGTAACGATAAAGACAAGAATAAATAA
- a CDS encoding helix-turn-helix transcriptional regulator, with product MKQSNYVRIFKALSNEQRLRIFMMIYKDCCAAGGDGIAKFTAEENSCCPVAVIEKAFTKVCGCMNLSRSTVSHHFKELQNAGLITCERDGQMYRCRINPEAVNAIKDFLK from the coding sequence ATGAAACAATCTAACTACGTCAGGATATTCAAGGCTCTGTCCAATGAACAGCGGCTCAGGATTTTTATGATGATTTACAAGGACTGTTGCGCGGCCGGGGGCGATGGCATTGCCAAATTTACGGCTGAAGAAAATTCCTGCTGCCCGGTGGCCGTGATTGAAAAGGCCTTTACCAAGGTCTGCGGCTGTATGAACCTGTCCCGGTCCACCGTCTCGCACCATTTCAAGGAACTCCAGAACGCCGGCTTGATTACCTGCGAGCGGGACGGACAGATGTATCGCTGCCGGATTAATCCGGAGGCCGTCAACGCCATTAAGGATTTCCTGAAGTAG
- a CDS encoding tetratricopeptide repeat protein, giving the protein MKRGFIYPAIGLLLAYFLINSVGFSDEAMAKAFLAKGDEAMKQKKYDQALELYQKAVAEAPNLPEAYLKIGETYFKLNDLPKGRTALKKCITLIDETPKPSEDLVKLRKRADEMLVNSDVFRKGYRALRLEYAKELMAFVKKVQPKDNGLAESALKRVIAIEKNDEASKMLEDLRKNRIITTWTPLVNVSDMTRWFWYEPEEWVAENDELTCDTQGIACSVNGDGWGKDKYKVSVEFRVLKTYTPQYSAGLAIAWAKGYKSVVIQGEGTLALMSYGLSNAAGDSRKNEILKAEPLAGVLQKDDWNKLMVDVAGQNLKAYLNDKLIIDYKCADSLEGGIGLTGETGRFLFRNLKYIK; this is encoded by the coding sequence ATGAAACGCGGATTCATTTATCCGGCCATCGGATTATTGCTGGCCTATTTCCTGATTAACAGCGTTGGTTTCTCCGATGAAGCCATGGCCAAGGCCTTTCTGGCCAAGGGCGACGAGGCCATGAAGCAGAAGAAATACGACCAGGCCCTGGAATTATACCAGAAAGCCGTTGCTGAAGCCCCGAACCTGCCCGAGGCCTATCTCAAAATCGGCGAGACCTATTTCAAGTTAAACGACCTGCCCAAGGGCCGGACCGCGTTAAAAAAATGCATTACTCTTATTGACGAAACCCCCAAGCCGTCTGAAGACCTGGTGAAACTCCGAAAGCGGGCCGATGAAATGCTGGTCAATTCAGACGTGTTCCGCAAGGGCTACCGGGCCCTGCGACTTGAATACGCCAAGGAATTGATGGCCTTTGTAAAAAAAGTCCAACCCAAAGACAACGGCCTGGCCGAATCGGCATTGAAAAGAGTAATTGCGATTGAGAAAAACGACGAGGCCTCCAAAATGCTGGAAGACCTCAGGAAAAACCGCATTATCACCACCTGGACGCCGCTGGTAAACGTCTCCGATATGACCCGGTGGTTCTGGTATGAGCCGGAGGAATGGGTGGCTGAAAACGACGAATTAACCTGCGACACGCAGGGAATCGCTTGCTCCGTCAACGGCGACGGTTGGGGCAAGGATAAATACAAGGTCTCGGTTGAATTCCGCGTCCTCAAGACCTACACCCCGCAATACTCGGCCGGGCTGGCCATTGCCTGGGCCAAGGGCTATAAATCCGTGGTCATCCAGGGGGAGGGCACCCTGGCCTTGATGAGTTACGGGTTGAGCAACGCGGCCGGTGATTCGCGCAAGAACGAAATACTCAAGGCCGAGCCGCTGGCCGGCGTCCTGCAAAAAGACGACTGGAACAAACTCATGGTCGACGTGGCCGGCCAGAATCTCAAGGCCTATCTCAACGATAAACTTATCATCGATTATAAATGCGCTGACTCCCTGGAGGGCGGCATCGGGCTGACCGGCGAAACCGGCCGGTTCTTATTCCGGAACCTGAAATACATCAAATGA
- a CDS encoding tetratricopeptide repeat protein, with translation MNYQRLCGWAVLGVLGAVCLNALLRADEQSAGIYLQKALEAVKQKNYVAALELFDKAVKEAPDMPEIYYERGMLYWKNKEMSEGISDLNKAAGLINALDKPSMNRKNLLPKIAAGQSEYKKLADEFDALNQKYMARDLALLEQNQANPDPLLIDIMNIIQPFIPESMREQYNTLWTNIFSETGKKMTPLFNGANLGDWEAENPNWTVENGAIIGQFMDSLLVHKHTVQLNSGAYAVSAKVQILEENPPDVNAGILFGGRFDQFLLFGVRSNRVELVKFSIQQDVKNDRRVLMPNVIANCPPPAGFDAKQVNELMIIVDDDFVDCYLNGKRIMGKRFAGGETGDRKSFYGAPGLSVLRCKAQFTDFKYLIYE, from the coding sequence ATGAATTACCAACGACTTTGTGGCTGGGCAGTGCTGGGCGTCCTGGGCGCAGTCTGCCTCAACGCCCTGCTCCGGGCCGACGAGCAATCCGCCGGGATATACCTGCAAAAAGCCCTGGAAGCGGTTAAGCAGAAAAACTATGTAGCCGCCCTGGAATTATTCGACAAGGCCGTCAAGGAAGCCCCGGACATGCCGGAGATATACTATGAGCGGGGCATGCTCTACTGGAAAAACAAGGAAATGTCCGAAGGCATCAGCGATTTAAATAAAGCGGCCGGGCTGATTAACGCCCTGGACAAGCCGAGCATGAACCGGAAAAACCTGCTCCCGAAAATCGCCGCCGGCCAGTCCGAATACAAAAAGCTGGCCGACGAATTTGACGCGCTCAACCAAAAATACATGGCCCGCGACCTGGCCCTGCTGGAACAGAACCAGGCCAATCCCGACCCTCTTTTGATAGATATCATGAACATTATCCAGCCCTTTATTCCGGAATCGATGAGAGAGCAATACAATACTCTCTGGACCAATATTTTCAGTGAAACCGGCAAGAAAATGACCCCGCTGTTTAACGGCGCTAATCTGGGGGACTGGGAAGCCGAGAACCCGAACTGGACCGTGGAAAACGGGGCCATCATCGGCCAATTCATGGACAGCCTACTGGTTCACAAGCACACCGTCCAGTTAAACAGCGGCGCCTATGCGGTTTCGGCCAAGGTCCAGATACTGGAAGAAAATCCGCCTGATGTCAACGCCGGTATCCTGTTCGGCGGCCGCTTCGACCAGTTCCTGCTTTTCGGCGTCCGGTCCAACCGGGTGGAATTAGTCAAGTTCAGCATACAGCAGGATGTCAAGAATGACCGAAGGGTTTTAATGCCCAATGTCATTGCCAATTGCCCGCCGCCGGCCGGGTTTGACGCCAAACAGGTCAATGAGCTTATGATTATCGTGGACGACGACTTTGTGGACTGTTACCTGAACGGCAAGCGCATCATGGGCAAAAGGTTTGCCGGCGGGGAAACCGGCGACCGGAAGAGTTTCTACGGCGCTCCCGGCCTGAGCGTGCTGCGCTGCAAGGCCCAATTCACCGATTTCAAATACCTGATTTACGAATAG
- a CDS encoding RNA polymerase sigma factor has product MSNTECLVQGLQQGNEQSFTTLVDRYKTYVYSVAYNRVGNFTDAEEIVQMVFVEVFKNIRSLNEPLKLAQWLHGITDRVSLNWLRKYRTKTISFKELGNEIAEAKSHNPMEIINGQEETARGIKKAMGVYNSLEPDQRVVLNLKYMESLSYDEIANRLGITSDAVRGKLYRAHLCLKQIKDSLK; this is encoded by the coding sequence ATGTCAAATACCGAATGCCTTGTGCAGGGATTGCAACAAGGCAATGAACAATCTTTTACTACCTTGGTGGACCGTTATAAAACCTATGTCTATTCCGTCGCATATAACCGGGTGGGTAATTTCACGGATGCCGAAGAAATTGTCCAGATGGTTTTCGTGGAGGTGTTTAAGAATATCCGGAGTTTAAATGAACCGTTAAAACTGGCTCAATGGCTCCACGGTATTACTGACCGTGTTTCTCTAAACTGGCTCAGGAAATATCGTACGAAAACCATCTCTTTTAAAGAATTGGGAAATGAAATAGCCGAGGCGAAGTCCCATAATCCGATGGAAATTATTAACGGCCAGGAGGAAACTGCCCGGGGGATAAAGAAGGCCATGGGCGTCTATAATTCACTGGAACCGGACCAGCGGGTAGTGCTTAATCTGAAATATATGGAATCTCTTTCCTATGACGAGATAGCGAACCGGTTAGGCATTACCAGCGATGCGGTGCGGGGCAAACTCTATCGCGCCCATCTCTGCCTTAAACAAATTAAGGATAGTTTAAAATGA
- a CDS encoding HEAT repeat domain-containing protein: MTCNFSNEHRSDRASEHRSDRASEHSSDREHPLERDKLLGYLDNEIDTKQRAEIGLHLKGCPECRDELESLKEAQTLWRRTLGPHALAPDFYIRVKNRVSRTVFRRWALRFAVAGAAAVWMLAVTLVFLSPSKDNPVPQDSTASVGTGGNEMATRTDKQPIGLEQPITATSITDSIAMQTEKDHFKILHHKQPMLSILVKMLKKQVSKGDNADVKESTAIATAELIKLLSDKDDEIRGIAAATLGELKATESIPELVKLLNDKYAGARGWAAIALTELGAQDKVSQNAIADIKLIRDNSDEAYGARAQAALEKLGIADHHK, encoded by the coding sequence ATGACCTGTAATTTCAGTAACGAACACCGCAGTGACCGCGCCAGCGAACACCGCAGTGACCGCGCCAGCGAACACAGCAGTGACCGTGAGCATCCACTGGAGCGGGACAAATTGTTGGGCTATCTGGATAATGAGATAGATACCAAACAACGCGCGGAAATCGGATTGCATCTAAAGGGCTGTCCGGAATGCCGAGATGAATTAGAGTCATTAAAAGAGGCGCAGACATTATGGCGCAGGACGCTGGGTCCGCACGCATTGGCGCCTGATTTTTATATTCGGGTAAAGAACCGGGTATCCCGAACTGTTTTCCGCAGGTGGGCATTGAGATTTGCTGTCGCCGGCGCTGCGGCGGTCTGGATGTTAGCCGTCACCTTGGTGTTCTTATCACCTTCCAAAGATAACCCGGTTCCCCAGGATTCAACCGCTTCTGTCGGCACCGGCGGCAATGAGATGGCAACCCGCACGGATAAACAGCCAATAGGTTTAGAACAGCCGATAACAGCCACCTCAATAACGGACTCTATCGCGATGCAGACCGAAAAAGACCACTTTAAAATCCTGCACCATAAACAACCGATGTTATCAATCCTTGTCAAGATGCTTAAGAAGCAGGTTAGCAAGGGCGATAATGCCGACGTCAAAGAGTCAACGGCAATAGCCACCGCAGAACTAATCAAACTTCTGTCAGATAAAGATGACGAGATACGCGGGATTGCCGCCGCGACGCTTGGCGAACTTAAAGCCACGGAATCAATTCCGGAGCTGGTGAAGTTATTAAACGACAAATACGCCGGCGCGCGCGGCTGGGCCGCCATAGCGTTAACGGAACTCGGCGCTCAGGACAAGGTATCTCAAAATGCCATAGCGGATATAAAACTCATCCGGGACAATAGCGACGAGGCCTATGGCGCCCGCGCCCAGGCCGCCTTGGAAAAATTAGGAATAGCGGACCACCATAAATAG
- a CDS encoding pyridoxamine 5'-phosphate oxidase family protein, whose protein sequence is MRNRAVIIGGSILATILIIAGGCSQTSLTTGQPEPLASLVLQGGEPTQTAAVLNYDFIDRGATSQSEMEEVMGSALAGYLIVNDGYPRSTLVNYLYRNKCFYFPLNTGAQPVIFKSLQNNPKVCFAVDKYTQLHWWSANVFGQAEIIKDPAQISKWLKEYEKVLGKDGFNYPAPKDLAGTVIVRITPETISGRKMNDPANPNYAVRLPWITPSRGPADDTVAPRDLPVEVSGSTLAKEVSLDGVDPKVVESILKGVGACRLNIVDTEYPYSIPMSVMSYTNGNVIMHSNKKGQKMDCLRVNQKVSVDYQWFWNNSNWIALNLEGHINILEKPEDMAKALGMGNPQMLDRMAQRMAILEFVPEKISARQLEIPRRWYSQMPGTKTR, encoded by the coding sequence ATGAGAAACAGGGCAGTAATTATTGGCGGTTCCATATTGGCGACCATACTGATAATTGCCGGCGGATGCTCGCAAACCTCTTTAACCACTGGGCAACCGGAGCCTTTGGCGAGCCTCGTCCTTCAGGGCGGGGAGCCGACCCAAACGGCGGCCGTATTAAACTACGATTTCATAGACCGGGGCGCCACTTCCCAGTCAGAGATGGAAGAGGTCATGGGCTCGGCTTTGGCCGGATACCTGATAGTCAACGATGGCTATCCCCGCTCAACGCTGGTGAACTACCTCTATCGGAATAAATGTTTTTATTTCCCGCTGAATACCGGCGCGCAGCCGGTCATCTTCAAATCACTCCAGAATAATCCCAAGGTCTGTTTCGCGGTTGACAAATACACCCAGTTGCACTGGTGGAGCGCTAATGTCTTCGGCCAGGCCGAGATAATCAAGGACCCGGCGCAAATTTCCAAGTGGCTTAAGGAATACGAAAAAGTCCTGGGCAAGGACGGGTTTAATTACCCGGCTCCAAAGGATTTAGCCGGCACTGTTATCGTCAGGATTACGCCCGAGACCATCTCCGGCCGGAAGATGAACGACCCGGCGAACCCCAATTATGCCGTGCGCCTGCCCTGGATAACCCCGTCGCGCGGGCCGGCTGATGATACCGTCGCGCCAAGGGACCTGCCGGTTGAGGTATCCGGCTCCACATTAGCCAAAGAGGTATCGCTGGACGGAGTTGACCCCAAGGTGGTGGAATCAATCCTCAAGGGCGTCGGCGCCTGCCGGCTGAACATCGTAGATACCGAGTATCCCTACTCCATACCGATGAGCGTGATGTCTTATACCAACGGTAATGTCATCATGCACTCCAATAAAAAAGGCCAGAAGATGGACTGCCTCAGGGTCAACCAAAAAGTAAGTGTGGATTACCAGTGGTTCTGGAACAATTCCAATTGGATAGCCCTGAATTTAGAGGGCCATATAAATATCCTGGAAAAACCCGAGGACATGGCCAAGGCGCTGGGTATGGGCAATCCCCAGATGCTGGACCGGATGGCCCAAAGAATGGCTATCCTGGAATTCGTCCCGGAAAAAATATCGGCCCGGCAGCTGGAAATACCGCGCAGATGGTATTCGCAGATGCCCGGGACTAAAACAAGATAA